CGTAGCGAGCCACTCGAAGCATTGCGAGTCGCTGTTTCACCTTGCGAACGCCTATAGTCCACTGGGTCGGCGCGTGGAGGCGGTGCGATTGCTCCGAAGGTGCGTTGCGGCTGACCCGGGATACGTCCAGGCGTGGAACAACCTTGGGAACTTGCTCTTGGAACTCGGCGTTGTTGGGGAGGCCGTGGATTCGGTCGAGGAGGCCGCCAGGCTCGCGCCGAGGTCGCCGGTGGTACTGAGCAACCTTGGGGCGGCTCTCAATCAGGCCGGTAAGTTCGAGCGGGCAGTGGCAGTCCTCCTGATGGCGCTCGGAATCCCTGGTGGGTTGTCTGTTAGTGTGTACTACGCATTGGGCAACGCCCTCAAAGAGCTCAAGAAGACCGACGAGGCGCTGGCGGCGTATGATCGCGCCCTCCAACTGGACCCTGAGTTCGCAGACGCTCGCGGCACGAAGGCCAAGCTGCTGCACGACCTCTCTCGCATGGAGTCTGCCCGAAGCGCGCTTGCTGGGAACTCAAACCCTGGACTCAAGCTCCTGCGCGCGTTGCAGACTCCTGTGATCGCCGATTCTCGCGACCAGATGGCAGAGGTTCGCAAGAGGATCGTCGAGGAGGTTCGGGAGTTCGCGGCGAGCGGAGCGAGGATCGACGACCCGCTACGTGAAGTCGGGATGACGAACTTCTACCTCGCTTACCACAGAGACAACGAAAAACCGATTCAGGAAGAGATCGTCGCGGCGTACCTTTCCGCTTGCCCCGAACTTGGCTTCGTCGCGCCGCATTGTGAAGGCGGCAGCCGCAGGTCGGCGGGCGGGCGGGTGCGGCTCGGGGTGATTTCGGCGTTCATGAGGTCGCACACGATCGGAAAGCTCTACGCGCCGATGCTCGAACGGCTCGACAGGGAGAAAATCGAACTCGTATGGGTTCCTCTCAACTCCCAGAGGGACGAAATCACCGAGTCGCTACGGCGTCGCGCTGACGAAGTCGCAGTCGTTCCGCTCCAATGGAAGGCGGCTCGCGACGCGATCGGCGCTCTTGAGCTCGACGTGGCGTTTTTCCCTGAGATCGGCATGGACGCTCTCACCTATTATCTGGCGTTTTCCCGGTTCGCCCCGCATCAATTCATGACTTGGGGCCACCCCTCGACCCCTTGTCTGCCCCATATCGACGCGTTCGTCAGTTGCGACGACATGGAGCGCGAAGGCTCAGAGGTCGAGTACGGCGAGAAGCTGATTCGGCAACCCGCGCTCAACACATGCTTCCTGCGCCCCGCTCGGCCTGAGGCGTTCTGGCCTCGCGAGCGGTTCGGGCTCCCCAACGACAAACGGCTGTATGTCGTGCCTCAGACGCTTTTCAAATTGCACCCGGATTTCGACGATGCGATGGCGGAGATCCTCCGGAGGGACCCAGAGGGGCTCTATGTGCTCATCGCAGGCAAGTACCCCTCGTGGGACGAGCAGTACCTGAAGCGGTTCGAGCGAACCGCTCCCGACGTTGCGGATCGAGTGGCGTTCGTCCCTCAAATGTCGCTCGAAGGGTACTTGTCCCTCGCCAAGACTGCCGACGCGGTGCTTGACCCGTTCTACTTTGGAGGCGGGAATTCGAGTCTGGAGATGTTCGCGGTGGGCTGCCCGGTGGCCACTCTCCCGGGCGATCTGCAGCGGGGCAGGATCACACTGGCCCAATACCGGAGAATGGAGTACGGAGAGTTGATCGCATCGAGCCCGGACGAGTTCGTCGAAATCGCGCTGAGGTTGGCTAACGACGGTGACTTTCAGGCCGATGCTCGGCGGACGCTGGAGGAACGCGCTGAGCTATTGTATGAGGACCAACGGGCGGTTCAGCAGTTCGAGAAATACGTGGTCGAGGTCTCTACGACCTAGGTCGGCGCAACCGTCCGCGCAGCCGGGCGTATTCCTGACATCCATTGGGAGGAAGTTACGTCATGAACCTCGTCATTCAAGTCCTCTCCGCGTCGGCGCTGCTCCTTTCGGGCGCGAGCGGGGAGAAGGTAGCGCTCAAGAGGACCTACACGGCCAACGAAACCGTGACCTATTCGATGTCGCTCAAGGGCGAAGCGCAGGGCTTTGAGATTCTCGGCGAGGCCGAGATCGAATACAAGGTCACCGAAGTATCTGAGGGAATCGCCAAGGTCGCCCGAAATCCGCTGAAGTTCTCGGTGCAGATCGACGGTGAAGTGATGCCCGGTATGGACATTTCGCCGGATAGCTGCAAGATGGACGCATTCGGAATGCCCGATTCGCTTTCGTCCGAAGGCGCGGAGTGGGCGTACACGATCGTCGCCTTTACCGGCTTCGTCGCCAACCAGGAGGTCGAGACCGCCCAGGACTTCAAGGTGAATTGGAGAGGCAAGGACAACGGCTCGACCGTTACTGGCACGGGCAAGCTGATTGCCGTCGAGGAGTTGGAGGGCCGCAAGGTCGCAAAGGTGAAGTACGAACTCGAGGTCGTGCCTGACGGTGAAGAAGTGCCTGGACTCGCCGCGTTCGAGTCGACGTACGACCTCGGGACGGGCCAGTTGGTTCACTCGAAGGGCTCGCTGTCCATCGAGAACGAGGTCCAGCTCTCGTTCGAAATCAACCGGGCGAAGAAGAAATCTGGGTCAGGGAGTTAGTGGAAGGACCCCGGTGAACGGTCAGGTTTGGGCTTTCCGGGGTCTGCTCCGTGGGGCCGGAAGTCCGATCGGGCGCTGGGGAGAGCTTATTGCCTTCTCGGAACGACGCGACCTCACCCTAAGGTATTGGCGGACTCGTGGCGGCGAATAATCAAGATTCTTGCGAAACTCTTCGCAATGGGTCCGGCGCAATAAGCTACGCAGTCCCGCACGGAACCCGCCCGCAAGGGGTATGTTCTGGTGTTCATGCCGCGAGTTCCCGACGAACCCACAAGGGAGTGCGTTTACGATCCGCTTGTCGAGTTGATGAAGCGGTTCGAGTCGGCGTCGTCGGCCACTCCCTCGGCGAGCCAGTGGGACGACCTCAGCGTCGAAGAGGCCCTTCGCAAGCACATCGTCGACGGCATCAAGAAGGGACTTCACGCGTGGCTAGATTCGGCTCTCGGAAGGTACTCGCCGGTCGAGATCATCAACGACGTGCTCCTCGACGGCATGAAGACGGTCGGGGAGCTTTTTGGCGCTGGGAAGATGCAGCTACCCTTCGTCTTGCAGAGCGCCGAGGTGATGAAGGCCGCCGTCGCTTACCTCGAACCTAAGATGGAGCGGCTCGAAGGGCAAACCAAGGGCTCGATTCTCCTGGCGACCGTCGCAGGCGACGTCCACGACATCGGTAAGAACCTCGTGGACATCATCCTCTCGAACAACGGCTACCGAGTGGTTAACATCGGCATCAAGCAACCCATCAACAACATCCTCGACCAGGCACGAGCCCACCAAGTCGAAGTGATCGGGATGAGCGGGCTGCTGGTCAAGAGCACCTTGGTGATGAAGGACAACCTCCTGGAGATGAACGACAGGGGACTGCACGGTTATCCGGTCATTCTTGGGGGGGCTGCGCTCACGAGGGCGTACGTCGAGCAGGACCTGAGAGACGCGTATCGGGGAGACGTGTTCTATGCGCAAGACGCCTTTGAGGGTCTGCGGCTCATGGAGGAACTCCGGAAAGGACCTCCTTCAGCGGGCCCGCACTCGGGGATTGAGGACGCTGCGGCGTCCGACGAGGCGACTGCCGACGAAGGCGCCCCATTTCGGGTCGGCTCTCATCGGGTCGGAGTCGTCGATCCCGAATTGTTCGTGTTCGACGGATCGCGCTCGGAGGTTGGGCCAGCGACCGAAATACCAGAGATTCCTTTCTACGGCGTCCGGAAGGCTGAGAAGTTCGACGTTTTCGAGGTCTTCAAGTACATCAATACGATCGCTCTGTTTCGCGGGCAGTGGCAGTTCCGGAGGGGCGAAGGCCAAGGAAACCTCGAATTCAACGACTGGCTCGAAGAACACGCGCGGCCGATCTTCGAGCGGCTCCAGCGCGAACTGGCCAAGCTGATCCAGCCAAAGGTCAAGTGGGGTTACTTTTTTTGCCGTTCGGAAGGCAACGACCTCGTGATCCTTGGGGACGATAGGGTGACGGAGCGCGAGCGATTTCGGTTCCCAAGGCAGCGAGACGGAAAGCGGCTGTGCCTTGCGGACTTCTTTCGTGGGTTCGATTCCCCAGAACCCGATGTGGCCGCGTTTCAAGTCGTCACGATCGGACCCGAGGTGGCGAGATACGAGCGCAGGCTGTTCGAGGCGGGCGACTACCGGGAGTATCTGTACGTTCACGGCATGGGCGTTGAGACCGCAGAAGCACTGGCAGAGTATTGGCACAGGATGGTCCGCATCGAACTGGGGATCGACGACCGCGAGCCAGATTCGATTCGCGGACTGTTTGGGGTGAAGTACCACGGGGCGCGTTACTCGTTCGGGTATCCGGCTTGCCCGAACCTCGAGGATCAGCGTCAACTCATGCGCCTCCTCGCGCCCTCTGACATCGGCATCGAACTGAGCGAAGAGTGCATGTTGGTCCCGGAGCAATCGACCTCCGCCCTGATCGTTCACCACCCAGAGGCTAAGTATTTCAACGTGCGTTGAATTCCATGCTCCAATGGAGCCGCCGCAAGTTAGAATAGGACGTGGTTGTGCGCGCGTTTCAGAGCGGAGACTCTGTTGCTTCACTCTTGGAACTTTGTAGCGAAGTGTTTCCCGTTGAACGAATCGACCGGGAAAAGTGGGTTCGCAACGTGTTCTTGGACGCGAATTTCCGGTCGGAGGGCCTTGGAGTCGTCGAAGCGGAAGGCAAGACCGCCGGACTCGTTGTGGCGTTTGCTCCCCAGACCTTGGAGGGCGCAGGCGCTTCAAAGAAGCGAGGCTATGTGACGCTGCTCGGCGTGCGCCGCCAATGGGAGAACCAGGGATTCGGCGCTTCGCTGCTCGCCTATGCTGAGGATTACCTGCGAGAGTGCGGCTGCCGAGAATGCTGGGTCTCTCCCTACTCGCCCGGTTACTTTGCTCCGGGGGTCGACGTGGCAGCCTACGGGCGCGGGCTTCAGTTCCTGGCTCGGAAGGGGTATGTCGAGGTGTCGAGGCCGATTTCGATGGCCGTCGATCTAAGAGCGCTGACTCCGCCCGACTGGGTCGTCGAGCGGCGTTCGGAACTCGCCGTGCAAGGAGTCGAAGTACGCGAGTATTCAGAGGATTGGCTAGCTCCGCTCATCGAGTTCGCCCGCAGGGAGTTTCACGAAGACTGGGCGCGATTCGTGCGCTCCGCCGCCGAAGACATCCTCCGAGGCGGGCGGAACGACAGGTTGATCTTTCTCGAAGAGCGGGGGGAGGTCAGGGCGTTTTCGCACTACAATGCCGACCGATTCGGGCCGATCGGGGTCGCGTCGGAGGAACGAGGCCGAGGACTTGGACACGTCTTGATGTTCGAGACGCTAAAGGCTCAAAAGGAAAGCGGCCAATCCTCTGCGTACTTCTTGTGGTCGGATCTGCGAACGGCCGACCGACTCTACAACGCCGCGGGATTCAAGGTGGTTCGAACGTTCGCCACTCTCAGGAAGGAGCATGTATGAATTCGGCTTCTCCTCATGTGGACGTTCTCGCCATCGGGGCGCACATGGGGGACGAGGTTGCATGGGGCATGTCGCTCGCAGCTCACGTTCGGCAGGGCCGGAGGGTGGGGCTGCTTCACCTGACCCCAGGGGAAAAGGGCCATCCGTCGAAGTCGCCTAGTGAGTACGCTGACCAGAAGCGCGACGAGGCCCAGCAATGCGCCACTGCCCTAGGAGCGCGTTTGTGGGCGTTGGATTTCAAGGACGGCGAACTCCCGGTGGGCGACGACGTCCAGCTCGCGATGGCCCGGGTGATCCGCGAGGCGCGGCCCCAGTTGATCCTGACGCACTGGCGAGGAAGCATGCACAAGGATCACACCGCCGCCGCAGACAATCTGCCGAACGCCAGGTTCTATGCCGGGATCGCTACCTTTGAGCTTGGGGGACCGGCGCATTGGGTTCCCAGGGCCTACCACGGCGAGAATTGGGAGGACCTTCGAGGCTTTGAACCCGAGGTCTATTTGGAGGTCCTGCGCGAGGACATCGAACGGTGGGAAGAGGCGATGCGGTGCTACGAACTGTTCCGAGGCGGAGTTTCCAAGTTCGAGTATCTCGAATACTACAAGGCCCTCGCGCGAAGCCGAGGGTGCGAAGCGCGGTGGGAGTTCGCCGTCACCTTTGCCGTTCCCCAAGAAGAGCGCCGGCGGCTCGTGACCACCCTCCTCCCCGAACCCAGCCGGTAGAATGGCCTCATGGCGCAGAACCACGAGTATCCGATGACGGTGAGTTGGGAAGGGGGTCGGGGCGGCTCCGGAGGGGCGCAATGCGGAAACAGTGGAACGGAGTTCCCGCTGAGCGTCGGACCCGAATACGGCGGGCCTGGAAAGGGCACCAACCCCGAGGAACTGTTGACCGCGGCGCTTGCGGCCTGCTACTCAATCACGTTTGGGATCATTGCCGAGAACCGAAAGATCCCCGTCCGCTCGCTGCGAGTATCTGCGGCCGGCCTCGTGGAGCAGAGCGGAATGCAGTTCACCTACAAGCAGATCGTATTGAAACCGGAGATCGTGCTCGAGGCAGGAGCGACCGAGGAGCAGATTCAACTCGCCAACGACATGGCGCACAAAGCGGAGCTTTATTGCATCATCACGAACGCGGTCCGGGACAAGGTCGAAGTCGTCTTGGAGCCTTCGATCACGGTCGGCTGAAACTGCCGGATGGCCAGGAGGCGATTCATGCGCGCAAAGCTCGTCGTCGGAAACTGGAAAATGAACAAGACTCCAACGGAGTCGGCGGCTCTGGTACAGGCTTTCTTGCGTCATGCGGACGCCAAGCCGAGCACCGAAGTGGCGGTCTGCCCACCCTACCCCTCGTTGGGCGTCGTCCGGGAATCGCTGAAAGGCTCGCGGGTCTTTCTGGGGGCGCAAGACGTTTTTTGGGAGCCTTCGGGAGCGTTCACCGGAAAGGTCAGCGCTTCGATGCTGCGCGAATCCGGGGTTGAGCTTTGCCTCGTGGGCCACTCCGAGACTCGGGGACGGTTTGGGAAGTTGGAGGTTCCGCCGACGACGCTTCCGTTCTTTTCGGAGACCGAGGAAACCGTCAACCTCAAGCTTCGCGCGCTGCTATTCCACTCCATCCGCCCGATCTTGTGTGTGGGCGAAACCGCTTCGGAACGCGAATCGCAAGCCACCGAGCGGGTCATCGAAGATCAACTGGCCGGTGCGTTTCGGGGCATCGAAGGGCCTGAGTTGGCGACCGTATCCGTCGCTTACGAACCCGTTTGGGCCATCGGAACAGGCAACACGTGCGACGCTCCGGAAGCCAATCGAGTCGCCAGTTTCATTCGGAACTGGCTCCGTGGCCGGTTTGGGTCGGAGGCCGATCCGGTTCGAGTCCTTTATGGAGGAAGCGTGAAGTCCACGAACTCGGAGGAGCTGTTTCATCAACCCGAGATCGACGGCGGGCTGGTGGGGGGCGCGAGCCTCGATCCGATGGAGTTCAGCCGCATCGTCATGAGCGCGTGAAGGACCATGAACGACCGTACCGTAGCTTCCACCCGGCTGACGATGTCCGAGGTGATGACCCCCAATCATGCGAACTTTCTGGGGAAGGTTTTCGGCGGTTCGATCCTCTCAATGATCGACCTCGCGGCTTATGCCACCGCTTCGAGGTTTGCGGGCAACATTGCCGTAACCGCCAGTTTCGACCGCGTGGACTTCCTCGAGCCGATCAACGTCGGCGAAGTCGTGACTTGCGAAGGTGAGGTGAGCTACGTGGGCCGTTCGAGCATGGAGGTGACGATCCAGGTGTACGCGGAGGACGTCCTTCAGCAGACCCGCCGCCACACGAACACAG
The genomic region above belongs to Candidatus Nitrosymbiomonas proteolyticus and contains:
- a CDS encoding tetratricopeptide repeat protein, with amino-acid sequence MGKHRKGKRSTTPSAEDALTRARRLFQSGKAPEAARVAGEFLALNPDSSEALRIRGLALFHVGKTDEGLAELSRAVQLEPGSAQLQFDLGVALRLSGRTEESLAALTKSVDLAPDQPDFRAALGHVLIDVGRIEEAVSVLEPAVASHSKHCESLFHLANAYSPLGRRVEAVRLLRRCVAADPGYVQAWNNLGNLLLELGVVGEAVDSVEEAARLAPRSPVVLSNLGAALNQAGKFERAVAVLLMALGIPGGLSVSVYYALGNALKELKKTDEALAAYDRALQLDPEFADARGTKAKLLHDLSRMESARSALAGNSNPGLKLLRALQTPVIADSRDQMAEVRKRIVEEVREFAASGARIDDPLREVGMTNFYLAYHRDNEKPIQEEIVAAYLSACPELGFVAPHCEGGSRRSAGGRVRLGVISAFMRSHTIGKLYAPMLERLDREKIELVWVPLNSQRDEITESLRRRADEVAVVPLQWKAARDAIGALELDVAFFPEIGMDALTYYLAFSRFAPHQFMTWGHPSTPCLPHIDAFVSCDDMEREGSEVEYGEKLIRQPALNTCFLRPARPEAFWPRERFGLPNDKRLYVVPQTLFKLHPDFDDAMAEILRRDPEGLYVLIAGKYPSWDEQYLKRFERTAPDVADRVAFVPQMSLEGYLSLAKTADAVLDPFYFGGGNSSLEMFAVGCPVATLPGDLQRGRITLAQYRRMEYGELIASSPDEFVEIALRLANDGDFQADARRTLEERAELLYEDQRAVQQFEKYVVEVSTT
- a CDS encoding vitamin B12 dependent methionine synthase, whose product is MFMPRVPDEPTRECVYDPLVELMKRFESASSATPSASQWDDLSVEEALRKHIVDGIKKGLHAWLDSALGRYSPVEIINDVLLDGMKTVGELFGAGKMQLPFVLQSAEVMKAAVAYLEPKMERLEGQTKGSILLATVAGDVHDIGKNLVDIILSNNGYRVVNIGIKQPINNILDQARAHQVEVIGMSGLLVKSTLVMKDNLLEMNDRGLHGYPVILGGAALTRAYVEQDLRDAYRGDVFYAQDAFEGLRLMEELRKGPPSAGPHSGIEDAAASDEATADEGAPFRVGSHRVGVVDPELFVFDGSRSEVGPATEIPEIPFYGVRKAEKFDVFEVFKYINTIALFRGQWQFRRGEGQGNLEFNDWLEEHARPIFERLQRELAKLIQPKVKWGYFFCRSEGNDLVILGDDRVTERERFRFPRQRDGKRLCLADFFRGFDSPEPDVAAFQVVTIGPEVARYERRLFEAGDYREYLYVHGMGVETAEALAEYWHRMVRIELGIDDREPDSIRGLFGVKYHGARYSFGYPACPNLEDQRQLMRLLAPSDIGIELSEECMLVPEQSTSALIVHHPEAKYFNVR
- a CDS encoding N-Acyltransferase superfamily; the protein is MRAFQSGDSVASLLELCSEVFPVERIDREKWVRNVFLDANFRSEGLGVVEAEGKTAGLVVAFAPQTLEGAGASKKRGYVTLLGVRRQWENQGFGASLLAYAEDYLRECGCRECWVSPYSPGYFAPGVDVAAYGRGLQFLARKGYVEVSRPISMAVDLRALTPPDWVVERRSELAVQGVEVREYSEDWLAPLIEFARREFHEDWARFVRSAAEDILRGGRNDRLIFLEERGEVRAFSHYNADRFGPIGVASEERGRGLGHVLMFETLKAQKESGQSSAYFLWSDLRTADRLYNAAGFKVVRTFATLRKEHV
- a CDS encoding N-acetylglucosaminyl deacetylase, LmbE family, encoding MNSASPHVDVLAIGAHMGDEVAWGMSLAAHVRQGRRVGLLHLTPGEKGHPSKSPSEYADQKRDEAQQCATALGARLWALDFKDGELPVGDDVQLAMARVIREARPQLILTHWRGSMHKDHTAAADNLPNARFYAGIATFELGGPAHWVPRAYHGENWEDLRGFEPEVYLEVLREDIERWEEAMRCYELFRGGVSKFEYLEYYKALARSRGCEARWEFAVTFAVPQEERRRLVTTLLPEPSR
- a CDS encoding redox protein, regulator of disulfide bond formation, producing the protein MAQNHEYPMTVSWEGGRGGSGGAQCGNSGTEFPLSVGPEYGGPGKGTNPEELLTAALAACYSITFGIIAENRKIPVRSLRVSAAGLVEQSGMQFTYKQIVLKPEIVLEAGATEEQIQLANDMAHKAELYCIITNAVRDKVEVVLEPSITVG
- a CDS encoding triose-phosphate isomerase; its protein translation is MRAKLVVGNWKMNKTPTESAALVQAFLRHADAKPSTEVAVCPPYPSLGVVRESLKGSRVFLGAQDVFWEPSGAFTGKVSASMLRESGVELCLVGHSETRGRFGKLEVPPTTLPFFSETEETVNLKLRALLFHSIRPILCVGETASERESQATERVIEDQLAGAFRGIEGPELATVSVAYEPVWAIGTGNTCDAPEANRVASFIRNWLRGRFGSEADPVRVLYGGSVKSTNSEELFHQPEIDGGLVGGASLDPMEFSRIVMSA
- a CDS encoding acyl-CoA thioester hydrolase is translated as MNDRTVASTRLTMSEVMTPNHANFLGKVFGGSILSMIDLAAYATASRFAGNIAVTASFDRVDFLEPINVGEVVTCEGEVSYVGRSSMEVTIQVYAEDVLQQTRRHTNTARVTMVAIRDGKPVEVPRLACETREERVRYLEGKLRRELRKRWSDDLKRLSEKIRDLNDVELTRFIEAPDATAELLGGAQN